One segment of Herpetosiphonaceae bacterium DNA contains the following:
- a CDS encoding GNAT family N-acetyltransferase has translation MKAGLHPQEDKPLITIAPTRPEHAAALEALQQAVYPTLDPAHWLRREHIESHLRIFPAGQFVALDGDRPVGMTATLRVAYDFAQPDHTFDEIIAGGFFTTHDPQGPWLYGADISVLPEYRGQGIARRLYAARHGLVQRLNLRGQIIGGMLPGFRHYRDRMAVDAYVARVVAGEIFDPTLSVQLRNGFEVRGILRGYLHDAALGDDAALLVWPNPAYRSIGTAI, from the coding sequence ATGAAGGCCGGTCTGCACCCACAGGAGGACAAGCCGCTGATCACGATTGCGCCGACCCGGCCTGAGCACGCCGCCGCGCTGGAAGCGCTCCAGCAGGCGGTCTATCCCACGCTCGATCCGGCGCACTGGCTGCGCCGCGAGCATATCGAGTCGCACCTGCGCATCTTTCCGGCGGGCCAGTTTGTCGCGCTCGACGGCGACCGTCCCGTCGGGATGACGGCGACATTGCGCGTGGCCTACGACTTCGCGCAGCCCGATCACACCTTTGACGAGATCATCGCCGGGGGCTTCTTCACCACCCACGATCCGCAGGGTCCGTGGCTCTACGGCGCGGACATCAGCGTGCTGCCGGAGTATCGCGGGCAGGGCATTGCGCGGCGGCTCTACGCGGCGCGGCACGGCCTGGTGCAGCGGCTCAACCTGCGCGGACAGATTATCGGCGGCATGCTGCCCGGCTTTCGCCACTACCGCGATCGAATGGCGGTCGATGCGTATGTGGCGCGGGTGGTGGCAGGCGAGATCTTCGATCCAACGCTCAGCGTGCAGCTTCGCAACGGCTTCGAGGTGCGCGGCATCCTGCGCGGCTACCTCCACGACGCCGCGCTAGGCGACGACGCGGCGCTGCTGGTCTGGCCCAATCCAGCCTATCGCTCAATCGGCACAGCGATCTAG
- a CDS encoding erythromycin esterase family protein has translation MEQGVVHATLDDWIAREAIPFSVDAPATLDAVVDTMIAALGDAVELLGFGEALHGSEETLILRNRLFERLVAAHGYSAIAIESSFPSAQIVNEYIAGRGPASYDEVQDAGFAHGFGRLEANRELVEWMRCYNADPSHPVKIRFYGFDMPGLAGGLASPRRVLEFALEYLSSIDSSSVQERRQRMTSLLGHDSPWENPAALIDPAQAIGLSPDAAALRIETEDLITELRTRRPELVARSGQERYAEALHHALAARQLLSYHAAVARPSSYAELLGRRDLIMADNLAYIVAREHGRGKVLAFAHNAHLQRGKANVRIGAEVPAWWVAGSHLNEMLGSRYAVIGSAVGVSEANGIGPPEAGTLEARLTASPGAARFIPTHRGEGLPGAEIAALPTRSASTKNPTYVALTPQSVTDFDWLAVLNTTGYNRGGRPL, from the coding sequence ATGGAACAAGGAGTCGTACATGCTACGCTGGACGACTGGATTGCACGCGAGGCGATCCCGTTTTCTGTCGATGCGCCCGCAACGCTCGATGCTGTAGTCGATACGATGATCGCCGCACTGGGCGATGCGGTGGAGCTGCTTGGCTTTGGAGAGGCGCTCCACGGCAGCGAGGAGACGCTCATCCTGCGCAATCGCCTGTTCGAGCGCCTGGTTGCGGCGCATGGCTACAGCGCTATCGCCATCGAGAGCAGCTTCCCCAGCGCGCAGATCGTGAACGAGTACATCGCCGGTCGCGGCCCCGCATCCTATGACGAGGTGCAGGATGCCGGATTTGCGCACGGCTTTGGCCGGCTTGAGGCGAACCGCGAGCTGGTTGAGTGGATGCGGTGCTACAATGCCGATCCTTCGCACCCGGTCAAAATCCGGTTCTATGGCTTCGATATGCCGGGCCTCGCCGGAGGACTTGCCAGCCCCAGGCGGGTGCTCGAATTCGCTCTGGAGTATCTCTCGTCCATCGACAGCAGCAGCGTGCAGGAGCGTCGCCAGCGGATGACCTCGCTGCTTGGACACGACTCACCGTGGGAGAACCCGGCAGCCTTGATCGATCCGGCACAGGCGATTGGTCTTTCGCCCGACGCAGCCGCGCTGCGCATCGAGACGGAGGATCTGATTACGGAGCTGCGGACACGTCGCCCGGAGCTGGTCGCCAGGAGCGGCCAGGAGCGCTATGCCGAGGCGCTGCACCATGCCTTAGCCGCCCGGCAATTGCTGAGCTACCACGCGGCGGTAGCGCGACCATCCAGCTATGCCGAGCTGCTCGGTAGGCGCGATCTGATCATGGCCGACAATCTTGCGTATATCGTGGCGCGCGAGCATGGCCGAGGGAAGGTGCTGGCCTTCGCGCACAATGCTCATTTGCAGCGTGGGAAGGCAAACGTGCGGATCGGCGCTGAAGTACCCGCATGGTGGGTGGCGGGATCGCATCTCAACGAGATGTTGGGATCGCGCTATGCCGTCATCGGCTCGGCGGTAGGCGTTTCGGAAGCCAATGGCATTGGACCGCCCGAAGCTGGCACGCTTGAGGCACGGCTCACGGCATCGCCAGGAGCAGCCCGATTTATTCCGACGCATAGGGGCGAGGGGTTGCCGGGCGCAGAGATCGCCGCGCTGCCGACGCGCTCCGCTAGCACGAAGAACCCGACCTACGTCGCGCTAACGCCGCAAAGCGTTACCGACTTCGATTGGCTGGCTGTCTTGAACACAACGGGCTACAATCGCGGCGGGCGGCCACTGTAA
- a CDS encoding styrene monooxygenase/indole monooxygenase family protein — translation MKQIGIVGAGIAGLHLGLLLQQQRVRVTLYAERTPEQHLAGWLSSVVTRFGPTRERERALGVNHWDLPDFGVFCFYVNIVGEQPLTFCGHLSQPAAVVDMRIYHATLLQDFVGRGGQVEYGTLEPADLERLSEEHDLVVVATGRGSLTDLFPRIEEYSPFSAPQRHLFGGLFRGVSYPDPLGVTYAIVPGQGEISAIPFYSFEGRQSALFCEAIPGGAFDVLTQMSYADDPQHFEATLLDLIRVHAPPIYERINPAEFGLTRPLDLIQGAITPVVRRGYAQLPNGKWVVALGDAHALNDPCIAQGANAASHAAWMLGDAILQRASYDEAFCREVEQRVWEYLGAATAWTNETLAPTFAHVGELFAAAGQSQTIANAVVDNFADPQGGWAITCDAEAMAAFLQQRGWSMSSDSLTVG, via the coding sequence GTGAAACAGATTGGAATCGTCGGAGCAGGAATCGCCGGACTCCACCTCGGCCTGTTACTTCAGCAGCAGCGCGTGCGGGTAACGCTCTACGCTGAGCGCACGCCAGAACAGCATCTTGCCGGATGGCTATCGAGCGTCGTCACGCGCTTCGGCCCGACACGCGAGCGCGAGCGGGCGCTGGGCGTTAACCATTGGGACCTGCCCGATTTCGGCGTCTTTTGCTTTTATGTCAATATCGTCGGCGAGCAACCGCTCACCTTCTGCGGTCATCTCTCGCAGCCTGCGGCGGTGGTGGACATGCGGATCTATCACGCGACGCTGCTCCAGGACTTCGTCGGGCGGGGTGGTCAGGTGGAGTACGGCACGCTGGAGCCCGCCGATCTTGAGCGGCTTTCAGAGGAGCACGATCTGGTGGTGGTTGCGACGGGACGCGGCAGCCTGACCGATCTTTTCCCGCGTATCGAAGAATACTCGCCGTTCAGCGCGCCGCAGCGCCATCTATTCGGCGGGCTATTTCGCGGCGTCAGCTATCCCGATCCGCTGGGCGTCACCTATGCGATCGTCCCAGGACAGGGCGAGATCTCGGCCATTCCTTTCTACTCGTTCGAGGGGCGGCAGAGCGCGCTTTTCTGCGAGGCAATTCCGGGCGGAGCCTTCGACGTTCTCACGCAGATGTCCTACGCGGACGATCCGCAGCACTTCGAGGCCACCCTGCTCGATCTGATTCGCGTCCACGCGCCGCCGATCTACGAGCGGATCAACCCTGCGGAGTTCGGCCTGACGCGACCGCTCGATCTGATTCAAGGCGCGATCACGCCGGTTGTGCGGCGCGGCTACGCACAGTTGCCCAACGGTAAATGGGTGGTGGCGCTCGGCGACGCGCACGCGCTCAACGATCCATGCATCGCGCAGGGCGCGAACGCGGCCTCACATGCGGCCTGGATGCTCGGCGATGCGATTCTGCAGCGCGCCAGCTATGACGAGGCATTCTGCCGCGAGGTCGAACAGCGCGTGTGGGAGTATCTCGGCGCGGCGACCGCGTGGACCAACGAGACGCTAGCGCCGACATTCGCGCACGTGGGCGAGCTATTCGCCGCCGCCGGGCAGAGTCAGACGATCGCAAACGCCGTCGTGGACAACTTCGCCGATCCGCAGGGCGGCTGGGCGATCACATGCGATGCCGAAGCGATGGCAGCCTTCCTCCAGCAGCGCGGCTGGAGCATGTCGTCGGATAGCCTGACGGTCGGATGA
- a CDS encoding peptidase C39 family protein — protein sequence MLTFRAIKLLLVLTILVSGLAVPLSTTSAATGTQPYVGLRKQTTAADFAGSRLVGVEIQSRDGAADINLAASGLAFGDNKKLYGAKKSYWYGSLESPVYDAAQPFDTAIASWNALTPLGTWVQVELRVFRPGDAHWTKYYNMGIWASGTETIQRHSVNAQGDTDGYVATDTLFLRGAPAYTRYQYRVTLFTTDLRASPSVRLISVMTSDSYKEAAGLDIASDREAWGQDLNVPMRSQMIYKGGGPVWCSPTSTSMVLAYWGYSVPVPEAAAATYDYVYEGNGNWPFNTAWAGTFGLEAYVTRMSSMSQMEEWISAGVPVIMSYAFAEGELPGAPISSTDGHIMVVRGFDAQGNVITNDPAAASDDAVRIVYDRATLERLWLTHSGGTVYLIYPKGHPIPTDKSNGSW from the coding sequence ATGCTCACATTCCGCGCTATTAAGCTCCTCCTTGTCCTGACGATTCTCGTGTCCGGCCTGGCCGTTCCGCTGTCTACCACCAGCGCTGCCACCGGCACGCAGCCCTACGTCGGCCTGCGCAAGCAGACCACCGCCGCCGATTTTGCCGGTAGCAGGCTGGTGGGCGTCGAGATCCAGAGCCGCGACGGCGCTGCCGACATCAACCTCGCGGCAAGCGGCCTGGCGTTCGGCGATAACAAGAAGCTCTACGGTGCCAAGAAGAGCTACTGGTACGGCTCGCTGGAGTCGCCCGTGTACGACGCGGCGCAGCCCTTCGATACGGCGATTGCCTCGTGGAACGCACTGACGCCGCTGGGCACCTGGGTGCAGGTGGAGCTGCGCGTCTTCCGGCCCGGCGACGCGCACTGGACCAAGTACTACAACATGGGCATCTGGGCCTCCGGCACCGAGACGATCCAGCGGCACAGCGTCAACGCGCAGGGCGATACCGACGGCTATGTCGCCACCGATACGCTCTTTCTGCGCGGCGCTCCGGCCTACACGCGCTATCAGTATCGCGTCACGCTCTTCACTACCGATCTGCGCGCGTCGCCCAGCGTCCGCCTGATCTCGGTGATGACCTCCGACTCGTACAAAGAGGCGGCGGGCCTTGATATTGCCTCAGATCGCGAGGCGTGGGGCCAGGATCTCAACGTGCCGATGCGCTCGCAGATGATCTACAAGGGCGGTGGCCCGGTCTGGTGCTCGCCCACATCGACCTCGATGGTGCTGGCCTACTGGGGCTACAGCGTGCCCGTGCCGGAGGCTGCCGCCGCAACCTACGACTATGTGTATGAGGGCAACGGCAACTGGCCGTTCAACACCGCCTGGGCGGGCACCTTCGGCCTTGAGGCGTATGTCACGCGCATGAGCTCGATGTCGCAGATGGAGGAGTGGATCAGCGCGGGCGTGCCTGTGATCATGAGCTATGCCTTCGCCGAGGGCGAGCTGCCGGGAGCGCCGATCTCGTCGACCGACGGCCATATCATGGTGGTGCGCGGCTTCGACGCTCAGGGCAATGTGATCACCAACGATCCTGCCGCCGCATCAGACGATGCGGTGCGGATCGTGTACGATCGGGCGACGCTGGAGCGGCTGTGGCTGACGCACTCCGGCGGCACGGTCTATCTGATCTACCCCAAGGGCCACCCGATCCCGACCGACAAGTCCAACGGTAGCTGGTAA
- the gabT gene encoding 4-aminobutyrate--2-oxoglutarate transaminase — translation MHAPHAPSIRLTTEIPGPQSRALHERRMQAVPGGLGNATQVGIARAHGAIVEDLDGNLLLDFIGGIGVLATGHTPAAIVAAVQQQAAELIHLSALVGTYEPYIALAERLNALAPIGGPNKTLLANSGAESVENAIKIARAATGRAAIIAFEGAYHGRTLATLSLTSKYGLFKKQFGPFLPEVYRAPFPYVYRLGGDEALAVENTWRAFERVLVAHVDPGDVAAIIIEPVQGEGGFLPVPAEFMRRLRAVCDRHGIVLIADEVQCGMGRTGTLFAIEQMGVEPDLLVSAKSLAAGLPLSAVTGRARLMDAPHLGGIGGTYGGNPLACVAALEVLRQIEQENLCQRAHVIGGMIRDRAAHWQRDLELVGDVRGLGAMIAIELVRDRATQEPAVEETLAVVRRCVERGLLVMRAGLYSNCIRLLPPLVIGDEQLHEGLDVLGDALASVAETHE, via the coding sequence ATGCACGCTCCACACGCGCCATCGATCCGCCTGACAACCGAGATTCCCGGCCCGCAAAGCCGCGCGCTGCACGAGCGTCGGATGCAGGCGGTGCCCGGCGGCCTGGGCAACGCCACGCAGGTCGGCATTGCCCGCGCGCATGGCGCGATCGTCGAGGATCTGGACGGCAACCTGCTGCTCGATTTTATCGGCGGCATCGGCGTGCTCGCCACGGGCCACACGCCCGCCGCGATCGTCGCCGCCGTGCAGCAGCAGGCTGCCGAGCTGATCCATCTGTCGGCGCTGGTGGGAACCTACGAGCCGTACATTGCGCTGGCCGAGCGACTCAACGCGCTGGCGCCGATCGGCGGGCCGAACAAAACGCTGCTCGCCAACTCCGGCGCGGAGTCGGTCGAGAACGCGATCAAGATCGCCCGCGCCGCCACGGGGCGCGCCGCGATCATCGCCTTCGAGGGCGCGTACCACGGTCGCACGCTCGCCACGCTTTCGCTGACCTCGAAGTATGGCCTGTTCAAAAAGCAGTTCGGGCCGTTCCTGCCGGAGGTCTATCGTGCGCCGTTTCCGTACGTCTATCGGCTGGGCGGCGACGAGGCGCTGGCGGTGGAGAATACCTGGCGGGCCTTCGAGCGCGTGCTGGTGGCGCACGTCGATCCTGGGGATGTCGCCGCGATCATCATCGAGCCGGTGCAGGGCGAGGGCGGCTTTCTGCCGGTGCCCGCCGAGTTTATGCGCCGCCTCCGCGCGGTCTGCGATCGGCATGGGATCGTGCTGATCGCCGATGAGGTCCAGTGTGGCATGGGGCGCACCGGCACGCTCTTCGCGATCGAGCAGATGGGCGTCGAGCCCGACCTGCTGGTGTCGGCCAAGTCGCTGGCGGCGGGCCTGCCCCTCAGCGCCGTCACCGGACGCGCCCGCCTGATGGACGCGCCGCATCTCGGCGGGATCGGCGGAACGTATGGCGGCAATCCGCTGGCCTGTGTCGCCGCGCTGGAGGTGCTGCGGCAGATCGAGCAGGAGAATCTGTGCCAGCGCGCCCACGTGATCGGCGGCATGATCCGCGATCGAGCGGCGCACTGGCAGCGCGATCTGGAGCTGGTGGGCGATGTGCGCGGCCTGGGCGCGATGATCGCGATCGAGCTGGTGCGCGACCGCGCCACGCAGGAGCCTGCCGTCGAGGAGACGCTGGCGGTCGTCAGGCGTTGCGTCGAGCGCGGCCTGTTGGTGATGCGCGCCGGGCTGTACTCCAACTGCATCCGGCTGCTCCCGCCGCTGGTCATCGGCGACGAGCAGCTCCACGAGGGTCTGGATGTGCTCGGCGACGCGCTGGCCTCCGTGGCAGAGACACATGAATAA
- a CDS encoding aminotransferase class III-fold pyridoxal phosphate-dependent enzyme produces MDLQQARESLAPVWARSWTLHAQRGEGAYLFDTGGRRYLDFTCGIGVTNTGHCHPAIVAAAQAQTAQLIHGQANIVYHQPMLRLVAALKEVMPPTLDTFFFSNSGAEAVEASVKLARQATRRTNVVVFTGSFHGRTVGAMSLTTSKTAYRAGYQPLMPGVFVAPYPYSYHYGWSEAETVRFCLRELEHLLHTQTAPEETAALLIEPVLGEGGYVPAPAAFIQGLRAIADRHGMLLIADEVQTGFGRTGSFWAMEQMGVEPDVLVMAKGLASGFPLSGIAARRELMAQWPPNSHGGTYGGNAVACAAAEATIRVLRDEGLVANAAARGQYLRAGLQALQARYPVIGDVRGLGAMIAIECTDAAGQPDGATAKALTQACFADGLLLLTCGAYGQVVRWIPPLIVSDEQIDEALRIFGRALERIADRATAAVA; encoded by the coding sequence ATGGATCTCCAGCAGGCACGCGAATCGCTCGCGCCCGTGTGGGCGCGCTCGTGGACGCTGCACGCGCAGCGCGGGGAGGGCGCGTACCTCTTCGACACCGGCGGGCGGCGCTACCTCGACTTCACCTGCGGCATCGGCGTCACCAACACCGGCCACTGCCATCCCGCGATCGTCGCGGCGGCGCAGGCGCAGACCGCCCAACTGATTCACGGACAGGCCAACATCGTCTATCACCAGCCGATGCTGCGGCTGGTCGCGGCGCTCAAGGAGGTCATGCCGCCCACGCTCGACACGTTCTTCTTCTCCAACAGCGGCGCGGAGGCGGTCGAGGCGTCGGTGAAGCTGGCGCGGCAGGCGACCAGGCGCACGAATGTCGTGGTGTTCACGGGCTCGTTTCATGGCCGCACGGTCGGCGCGATGTCGCTGACCACCTCCAAGACGGCTTATCGCGCGGGCTACCAGCCACTCATGCCGGGTGTGTTCGTCGCGCCCTACCCCTACAGCTACCACTACGGCTGGAGCGAGGCAGAGACGGTGCGGTTTTGCCTGCGCGAGCTTGAGCATCTGCTGCACACGCAGACCGCGCCCGAAGAAACCGCCGCGCTGCTGATCGAGCCGGTGCTGGGCGAGGGCGGCTACGTTCCCGCGCCCGCCGCGTTTATCCAGGGCTTGCGCGCCATTGCCGATCGCCACGGCATGCTGCTGATCGCCGACGAGGTGCAGACCGGCTTTGGACGGACCGGCAGCTTCTGGGCGATGGAGCAGATGGGCGTCGAGCCGGACGTGCTGGTGATGGCGAAGGGCCTGGCGTCGGGCTTTCCGCTGTCGGGGATCGCCGCGCGGCGCGAGCTGATGGCACAGTGGCCGCCCAACTCGCACGGCGGCACCTACGGCGGTAACGCGGTGGCGTGCGCCGCTGCCGAGGCGACGATCCGCGTGCTGCGCGATGAGGGCCTGGTCGCCAACGCTGCCGCGCGCGGCCAATACCTGCGGGCCGGGCTGCAAGCGCTGCAAGCGCGCTATCCCGTCATCGGCGATGTGCGCGGCCTGGGCGCGATGATCGCGATCGAGTGTACCGACGCGGCGGGACAGCCCGACGGCGCGACGGCGAAGGCGCTGACACAGGCGTGCTTCGCGGATGGCCTGCTGCTGCTGACCTGCGGCGCGTACGGGCAGGTGGTGCGCTGGATTCCGCCGCTGATCGTCTCTGACGAGCAGATCGACGAGGCGCTGCGCATCTTTGGCCGGGCGCTCGAACGCATCGCCGATCGCGCGACTGCCGCCGTGGCTTAA
- a CDS encoding methyltransferase domain-containing protein, with translation MDLFDILACPTCKVAVARQEETLVCPQCQRAYPIVGGVPVMLPDASIPETQYQHELDIRQGYDPWLHRVVLQSLPASAIILDMGSGNMALNLPNVIRMDVTLTPYVDVVGDTHALPFLPESFDFIFSLAVIEHLRQPFVAAQEMYDALRNGGYVYGECNFVFAYHGYPHHYFNATQQGMEQVFTPFTRLRSGVAPYQMPSFAVRSLLESYRRDLGTEGQPDVRELHVLIDRILDLPLSTYDRRFSESAALYTAAGTFFFGVKSPHGTSDVIPEVVQAAWRSTPALQRQYPALLNLGTARNIMQWAKTGGRQQDAAIERYFAELRPFQKHADMGAAQDHHLPAEVVEPDFSHIPDREREQRLKEQGAQHPIAALQATIARKDEHIRYLEGLIEQIQSGRIMRALRLIRQVYDTRRVNKQL, from the coding sequence ATGGACCTGTTCGATATTCTTGCCTGTCCCACGTGCAAAGTCGCCGTGGCGCGTCAGGAAGAAACGCTGGTCTGTCCGCAGTGCCAGCGCGCCTATCCGATCGTCGGCGGCGTTCCGGTGATGCTGCCCGACGCTAGCATTCCCGAAACGCAGTATCAGCACGAGCTGGACATTCGCCAGGGCTACGATCCGTGGCTGCACCGCGTTGTCTTGCAATCGCTGCCCGCCAGCGCGATCATCCTCGATATGGGATCGGGCAACATGGCGCTCAACCTGCCCAACGTGATCCGCATGGACGTGACGCTGACGCCATACGTCGATGTGGTCGGCGATACGCACGCGCTGCCGTTTCTGCCGGAGAGCTTCGATTTTATCTTCTCGCTGGCGGTGATCGAGCATCTGCGCCAGCCGTTCGTGGCCGCGCAGGAGATGTACGATGCGCTGCGCAACGGCGGCTATGTCTATGGCGAGTGCAACTTTGTCTTTGCCTATCACGGCTATCCGCACCACTACTTCAACGCCACGCAGCAGGGCATGGAGCAGGTCTTTACGCCGTTCACCAGGCTGCGATCGGGCGTCGCGCCATACCAGATGCCGTCGTTCGCCGTGCGCTCGCTGCTCGAAAGCTATCGCCGCGATCTCGGCACCGAGGGCCAGCCCGACGTGCGCGAGCTGCACGTGCTGATCGATCGCATCCTCGATCTGCCGCTGAGCACCTACGATCGCCGCTTCTCCGAGTCTGCCGCGCTGTACACTGCCGCCGGAACCTTTTTCTTCGGCGTTAAGTCGCCGCACGGCACGTCGGATGTGATCCCGGAGGTGGTGCAGGCGGCCTGGCGGAGCACGCCCGCGCTTCAGCGTCAGTATCCGGCGCTCTTGAATCTTGGCACCGCGCGCAACATCATGCAGTGGGCCAAAACCGGCGGGCGGCAGCAGGACGCGGCGATCGAGCGCTATTTTGCCGAGCTACGCCCGTTCCAGAAGCATGCAGACATGGGCGCTGCCCAGGACCATCACCTGCCAGCCGAGGTGGTCGAGCCGGATTTTAGCCACATTCCCGACCGGGAGCGCGAGCAGCGCCTCAAAGAGCAGGGTGCTCAGCACCCGATTGCCGCGCTCCAGGCGACGATCGCCCGCAAAGACGAGCATATTCGGTACCTGGAAGGCTTGATCGAGCAGATCCAGTCGGGCCGGATCATGCGAGCGCTGCGGCTGATCCGGCAGGTGTACGACACTCGCCGCGTCAATAAACAGCTTTGA
- a CDS encoding GrpB family protein produces MSQPNGSQPSATVAVVPHDPAWASAFRAAAEPIAAALAPELVAIHHAGSTSIPGIKAKPTIDILIEARQIDAIDAHDGAMSELGYAPRGELGIAGRRYFTKTSDMARTHNVHVFQTGHPEIERMLNLRDYLRAHPDAAEAYSRLKEQLARQFPGDIESYTLGKSEFIEAIVVKARAWREERTYSSL; encoded by the coding sequence ATGTCTCAGCCGAATGGATCGCAGCCGAGCGCCACCGTTGCCGTCGTGCCGCACGATCCGGCCTGGGCAAGTGCGTTTCGCGCTGCGGCGGAGCCGATCGCCGCAGCGCTTGCGCCTGAGCTGGTCGCGATCCATCACGCGGGCAGCACATCGATCCCTGGCATCAAAGCCAAGCCCACGATCGACATCCTGATCGAGGCGCGGCAGATCGACGCGATCGATGCCCACGATGGCGCGATGAGCGAGCTGGGCTACGCGCCGCGTGGCGAGCTGGGCATCGCGGGGCGGCGCTACTTCACCAAAACCAGCGACATGGCCCGCACGCACAATGTGCATGTCTTTCAGACGGGCCATCCCGAGATCGAGCGCATGCTCAACCTGCGCGATTATCTGCGCGCCCATCCCGACGCGGCGGAGGCGTACAGCCGCTTGAAAGAGCAGCTAGCCCGTCAGTTTCCCGGCGACATCGAGAGCTATACCCTGGGCAAAAGCGAGTTCATCGAGGCGATCGTCGTCAAAGCGCGGGCCTGGCGCGAGGAGCGCACCTACAGCAGTTTGTAG